The Asterias rubens chromosome 16, eAstRub1.3, whole genome shotgun sequence region TCCAGTGCATGGTTCGATATAGTCAATCACCCGGTGCTttatggtttctggttagtaATAGCCGGTGTAGTCAAGTCTAGTCGCTAACCCGTACTTGCTCAATGCGGTACCTCTAGTATTGCGCACAGAAATGTTCCACTTCTGTATGATCGGTACCCAACCCCTCGCATATCCCTGGAACATTTCGATCGAGCGCTTGAAACAAAATGTCGCACTCCAAAAATACCCTCTGGCATACTTCCCTGCAGGGCGCTCTCTGCTGCTGGTAAAGTAAAGCAGACTGGGGATGGAATTCCGGATGTGCCATGGCGCAGAACATGAGCATTGCGTCTGTGGAGCATGACGCAAGGGGTTTGACGATACCCCAGCCCGGGGCCTTGGTGTCTGATATGAACTGCCCGTAAGGAAGCACGTCAACACATACCGGTACTACGATCGTAGATGGAACTGGTTCACCTTTAAGAAAGGGGaatacaaaaatgaagaaaatgaaGATGAAAGAAAGTACCCGACCAacaaacacatcaacaacacccaacaaacaaacaaacacctcaataaataaacaaacaacacgCCAATAAAcacccccaaacaaacaaagaaaaaccgcctttggtaaaaaaaacaaaaaaaaaaaaacaacaacaaaaacaacaacaacaaacaattttgaattttaaatattatatatacatatattttgtttttactttgtaaGCAGTCGATAGCTACACAACGTCAGAGCATCAAATGTTTACACTTTTGTCCCGAAAAGGTGTTTTTGACCACGCTCTTATAATAATTGAAACACAAATTATAGTTGTTGAGGTTttacttacttggtattgaagGGGCTGGTAAGACGCCAACACCTGAAACACAGAATATAAAACAGTTTCATTAGTTTAAACATCGACCTCTGCTtttcatttccatttttttGACACAGATTCAATTACACGAACCATGTCTGCTTTCACATGTAACCATTTACCCCTGGGCGTtgagaagcaactatagttaagtttcttgctcagAAAAGTGTCACATTTCGAAttcatactctgctgatcagaaacaagtGAGCTTGTACTCGCTCGGGCAAGACACCCTATGGTTAATGATCGACAAGACTGATTGCTAATGATCGACATGATCAATTACTGCCTAATGATCGACATCATTTTCTTGCTGGTACTcaatgaaaataatgtgtacGTACTTAGTTCGCAATGTTTTCCGTGGTAACCAGCTTGGCATCCGCACGCATATGACGTAATAAGCTCAGCTCGTCCAATACACGTGGCGCCATTGGCGCAAGGATTGGGCGTACACGGATCTACacagaaacaataataatatgaaaacaaataataaaaacatatttattgCATTTATATTGCGTTTTCTTTAGGACCAGCGTGTTTGAGGGCGCAATACATGAAGCAGAATAATGTTACTGAAATATTATAATAGTGCCCATTATTATACACCATGTCTGTCGGCAAGACACAAGTCAGGCGCAGAAGAGATGCGAAAGCAAGTGGGTCTAAAATGAGTTTTAGCACACAAATACAacatgtgatttttattttgtttgttgtttcacTCATCTAATAACTAGTTATTTGATGGGAGTATAGTATTTTTTCCTCAGTTGTTAGTTATTCTAAAAGAAACCGTGACATTTTTTTCGAACATACATCAATTCATCGAGGTGAAGCGTACATCAAACTGATGCATAACAATGGCGTACtgaaaaacgttttttttttttagatttcaaAATGAATGTAAGTGTGACATACGTCGTTTTTGTGAATTGAAGTCACAGGTAATTTTGAGGTGGACATTTTTAATATGGTCTGTATCTCTACAGTTGATGTTTTTCACACTCGAAACATGCGCCCTCATTTGACCGGGAAATGGCTTTATTGCCAAATTGACTTATCCATCCTTTATTtcctgttgcatttttttttatagaaaaattggtTGAGCACAGAATGTGAAACTCACCGATTTGACAACGATCTCCTCCGAACTCCATTGAGCACCTGCAGTAGGCTTGGCCATTCAAATCGAAACAGGATCCTCCGTTTAGACAGTGACCCGATAAGCAAGAACTCTGGGAGTCTAATCAGGCAAGAAACATAGGATTTGTTATTGTCATGAAAGCACTATTTACAACTGCTATTTTCCAGTGAATTCCGGGTATTATTTTGTTGCAGATCCATTTTAAGGCGtaagacactgttggtaatattaCTAAACCTCATTATCaacacaaaaaaacttacttggaaacgagcaatagagagctggtgacagaataaaacattgtgagattcTGAAACgattccctttgaagtagtttttgagaaagaagtaatttctcaaaacacttCAGGCCTAGCATCTGAAATAACTTCGGCTTGTCCATGTCTTTGTGTACAAACTATTATTGCACTGCCAGCAGCACTTGTGCGTTTGGATTGGTTCAAAGTTTCTTAAAGCAAACATTTGAGCTTTAGGTGAAGCTTAAACCTAAGCCGTGGACTAGTCATCAAATACAGAAAATTGAAATATACTCCAttagcaagttcgagtgtgcaccatcataactcaagattgactAGACTCAAACctaggctggtcgaccattggagCCAACCTCAGTACCTTGTATTCTTCCCTGGTTCCGATAGCCTGCTCCATGCTTACACATAATGCTAACACGCTATTTTTATTGTGtaaatgtttttactgtaaGCGTGTATTTGGATTACCCTTTTGGGGATCTATATTAATTGATTTGTTAGGAGCCAGTGACGCTATAACGTGGATTGTGTATACCGGGTGGTACTACAGAGATAGTTGACTATTGGCTATCGacactgcgcatgtacgttgcCTGGTCAGTAGGCTAGTCGACTATTTTATGCGCACTTGAACTTGCTCTGTGTAAGAAAAAACCCAGCACTTACCACCTTGTTGGCCGTTTATCTGGAAACAGATGAATCTTGACTCCGATTCTGATAGTGACGTGCTGCACAGCGCCCCCAACGCTTCTGCCTTAGTGGGATCCTTCAGTTCATGGACAAGGTTGACACACGCTGATCTGCAGGGCAGGTTACGACCTAGCAGACCATCGTCGCACGAGGGCGCCAACAGACTACAAGTGACCCTTTGCAGTTCCTTGCCGTGCTGTGACGTCACATCCACATCCTGCATCAGAGCGGTGTACACCTCCTCGAGTTGGTTGGTATCACTCCAAAGGTGGAAGCGATTTGGGGTCCTAGTGGTGTTCTGGGACCAGCCTGCCTGCACGCATGTATGCAGTGGGTGTTGAGAGCAAACCGGGTTTGATAAGTCAACCGTAAATCTTGTTATCAACTTATTGGTAGATGGTTCCTTGGTGAACTGGTTTGTAGTGAACTCAAGTAAAGTCCGCGTTTCGCGCCTGTGTCTCCTACTTTCAGTAGGGGTTGCTGATTGGTTCATCGTTGCTGATGAAGCTTCCTCGGTCGTGGCCGTATCTAATTGCATTGGAGTTGTTGATTGGCCCATCGGCGTTGTACGAGCTTCCTCGGTCGTGACCATTTCAGTTTGCATTGGAGTTGTTGATTGGCTCATTGTTGTTGGAGATTCCTGGGTCGTGACCATTTCAGTTCGCATTGGAGCATCTGATTGGCTCATTGTTGTTGGAGCTTCTTCTGTCATTGGTTGTTGGCTGCCATCACCTGTTGGTGTGTCCATCTCCATTGTCACATCATTCAAGGTTGTGGCTTGGCCGCTCCCAATATCAACTACCGAAGTAGTCGATGAAGTAGATAGAGAACTTTTGGTTGTGGTTGTGGATGTTCGCCGGCTTGTTGTGGATGTTtctgttgttgtcgttgttgatGGTGGTTGGTGGAGAGTGACAGTTGGTGGAACTTTGGTGGGGGATGGGAGCTGCATTGGACGAGTTGTCAAGCTGCCAGACTGTTGCGGTGCGTCAGTTGTCGTAGTGCCGGGCTGATGTGGATTTTCAGTTGTCGGACTAGCGCCAAAAAACAACCTACCTCCTGATGAGCAGTAAAATGAAGTTAACTTTACaataaaggaacattgcagcatcgttttttgctaaacaaaacagttgctggcagtgtgagCACCAAGCATCATGTAAGCATCAAgtttgacatttcagacagaagcATTTCAAGGCAATTTTcccactatcatcatcattaggccGTGTACGTTTTGTGCAGATCTGTGATCTTTATATAGTAATTACGagttttgttcttaccaattatgtaatgatCCTTTAATATTGACTTGAAATACCATTATAGACGGTAGCGGACATACTACAGACTTTGGGATTTTGATATGCAGAGTCGTGGACGAGCGTTTTACTTCGAATCGGACTAAATTTCTGGTGCCCGAGTAATCACAGTGAGGGTTCAGTGcacggtcatgacacttgtctCCATGGGAGAGTCACTAGACCATAGTTTCTTCTCTTActccaggtgtataaatgggagAATAATAAACTGTGTACGTACCTACATAGAGATCCAGCTCCACAACAGTGACGTCACTGCTGCCATTGATCTTCATAGTATTAAGTGCTTTCTCAAGGTGTGAGGTGGCTGCCTTATACCTACAATACATATCTCCATCTTGCAGATCAGTGGAAGTGCTGGGTCTTACGAGAGGCTTCAGTTGCACTGTGAATGACACTATGATGCTACCTTGCCTACAAATAAGAGCGTCTGAAATCTGAGGAAAAAGCTTTTAAACTAACTACAGTTGCAGCCATATCTCGTAACCCCCCCCTGCCcttttcaatgttggttctgattgcacGGTCTTCTGCGTTCctgtcaacattgagcgggggaaCAGTGAAGAGTGGACATGGATTGGTTTTATGTAACGTAGGAATGGGTAGCCCAAGCATTTTTGCTGGGATTG contains the following coding sequences:
- the LOC117300943 gene encoding versican core protein-like; this translates as MGSCPSKSAGKTESEPDSDDPIIKLNTLGEQNSTVDLGTNATPDDTDKDTPTPEEGADTKPDTNSVKENTTDSLLEAVLNASPGIAKENNPTLTETSGDIPPPPSPLPVEVDTPPPPAPPPVDLDVNIPPPPAPPPVDLDVNIPPPPGPPPPLVAGPSTPSSSSDIIPPPPSPPPIAIANVPAPPSPPPVDNVPPPPSPPKIQDVNDKPESADPANAQISEPNETVVKSDTTVQIQPHADPKEITITIHETAAGSSPSAPKMSTFGHPVTATGTDTTVNAANGSNIPHETVVTVVSTAPKLSTFGTPILATDTEPSPNANNTAEQSKPDDKQSSDVTITSQSPDSKTEDTVSLSKQNGKSSTPDVQVDARTHDDGKEVEIKLTLEDIPPPLLMSDDTVECNSLESGDDMKKRLFGTEFDPEKDGSKKGSMVRFYVLMIMATATFTLVSVVIALILFINLADLNTILGVRAGNGPTGPSTVTEIVKIEGEIRIRGLSLSSLQPWTNTTLKEHVTNVTTDAFMNSSYSGLYEQTTITELGQGSIIVSFTVQLKPLVRPSTSTDLQDGDMYCRYKAATSHLEKALNTMKINGSSDVTVVELDLYVGGRLFFGASPTTENPHQPGTTTTDAPQQSGSLTTRPMQLPSPTKVPPTVTLHQPPSTTTTTETSTTSRRTSTTTTKSSLSTSSTTSVVDIGSGQATTLNDVTMEMDTPTGDGSQQPMTEEAPTTMSQSDAPMRTEMVTTQESPTTMSQSTTPMQTEMVTTEEARTTPMGQSTTPMQLDTATTEEASSATMNQSATPTESRRHRRETRTLLEFTTNQFTKEPSTNKLITRFTVDLSNPVCSQHPLHTCVQAGWSQNTTRTPNRFHLWSDTNQLEEVYTALMQDVDVTSQHGKELQRVTCSLLAPSCDDGLLGRNLPCRSACVNLVHELKDPTKAEALGALCSTSLSESESRFICFQINGQQGDSQSSCLSGHCLNGGSCFDLNGQAYCRCSMEFGGDRCQIDPCTPNPCANGATCIGRAELITSYACGCQAGYHGKHCELSVGVLPAPSIPSEPVPSTIVVPVCVDVLPYGQFISDTKAPGWGIVKPLASCSTDAMLMFCAMAHPEFHPQSALLYQQQRAPCREVCQRVFLECDILFQALDRNVPGICEGLGTDHTEVEHFCAQY